A region from the Branchiostoma lanceolatum isolate klBraLanc5 chromosome 2, klBraLanc5.hap2, whole genome shotgun sequence genome encodes:
- the LOC136428559 gene encoding C-myc promoter-binding protein-like isoform X1: MEERNQRVVEYFVVAGLTETSKPLEEEIDNSHRTIAPQDPIVELAVIHRGQGEVPPQGFTCIEHTPFGFPADLNHGSLRTSPIHLCYRRGRDKPPLTDIGVLYEGKERVMSGCEIIHSTPYGRPANVNNKAPLGGHRTYITTRRASENAAHNSLAVTDICVILTNKGETPPHAFCQIDKNLNKGMVGSDVFLCYKKSMAKMNYISYKAGLIGRYPMEDYESFPLPEQVPIFCLPMGATIECWPNDAKHPLPVFSTFVLTNVDADKVYGAAVSFYESYPAEKLTEEQRKRLNYQTELDRQTKTIHTNKCISLMSHWPFFDAFRKFLTYLYRLSVSGPHAVPLERHISHFMHDVPFPSPQRPRILVQMGAVDSLLLMQPHHSPLPLSGASLTALLTNLGPDNAMNLLLFALLENKILLHSLRPAVLTSVAEALQLILFPLHWPCPYIPLCPLDLADVINAPVPFIVGVDSRYFDLYEPPQDVICVDLDTNSIRQPRDNKLINHKILPKKPAKLLRNSLVHLCNQLIEVDIFPSIYFGVHRQTTPDEVAVDLAPLDDGLKKQKKKLSIELAIQEAFLRFMACLLKGYRHFLLPITEKPTERTTDASSLFDLQGFLRSRNTNQKFFTQIMKTQMFIGFIEECSFVSEKDTSLAFFDECMDKVDPERSDRPDEQLIDLEESFKSEHTVFVTPPEPRDLPDGRKYSYTVFPDLDHSLFLRPPHLANQFKQVSTAKPSSPMAVTRRTKAELRHSQKVAKKNSGSPMLWAKLLLSHCFSLWFICLPAYVKASHSKARALRTAYDMLVKMQHACRRDHLDEVCYRVVMQLCGQYSQPVLAVKVLMEMKRNGITPNAITYGHYNKAILESRWPTGNRDGFLLWTKLRNAILAIAQFRRGIKRTVLQTSDSSDADAVSRTSVESFPDGTAAHTGAEFVNDVVKLDTHDRISMGGQSDQGYSSMTKDEVRRGDSSVTSPLTDQDLNSTTSSQSSDLNAPQDKSRGKLDNSSENEDEDDTNGVDSDATVQEQPKFEPVDYDGPEPFRPRVSSIVRNSGSMSSISTLRGSTRKDIEGHGRPKAKVKRLISLPDGVVPIGSAAGLLITSQTSVEEPVFHERSYSLSAAIRPARSPRKRHKSAGDPSKMKRAGGGSGGSGSGVERPRYPSGDSNVTLTEVLSRQGSHDSEMDGELKIDLFKGDAKLLSGLSRDDSQGRQRMKGAGRPASVGWFSDGSRSRSSSDASVMKHRKAAGAATRLKRSSGDSAMSRKQSEEEEKKKKELEEKKKKELVRKDSWENQWDPFLNEDLDKEETDETKDDAKDDDSEAKCNSIGRPRIRRPSLTEASFHPLLPLDDDMDSKQEKITKSVPSEPRGKTDRSLSLALESDMPKLFQNFDSTGTSPTSANTSPPREVPRHFHKSPSCHAKLGSAGSPPLAVPLSESPDESGLVVAVAASLPSRTTSHNRQGSGTSFSFLKSAAASMFSSGRGTSPTSSPRMPRSMSEATGMKDRASPALTPVHSRQGSGSSSKLDVFKAAASAVASKLMGSSLTTRSDNMLRAPELDNLVTFDGDDSEGERTPKRSSRNLDYLSRSETHLVGTPPDMMSGSLPMPGMLNRRDSLDSHGSSRYASTQSIFHNYAMEVRMSSCMRCYSCNTLLYDEEIMAGWTADDSNLNTECQHCKSLLVPFLNVVVTDLRGGSRQFLTPSQSIESFHSIQSAPPVHPMATLSQTSLTRTGSDLSADSLVQVGEGEVDGTAMSHSYSPARPHIRLKHSLSVEHPHTNSAPQPIHIPVDRRRCTSECVPARRESLGSSLKTGPLLSVEEEQDKSLPSSFKDQQEHKDSTAQESKPDASQHAKLVVRGGVAANPRVAEIRKECLGAFMYRPQPLLPEAVSYLGMTAGGDADSEAKAKPIWLGRTKIAPLEHKLNRPKSKSVEALLDDCSPKTTIARSASLEGIRTAVENSDNGGETTELSSRLCRSVGSGLDETGSESPSSSSSAPQRVVTGLDETTGQVDSMDTEFLAVAAQRPQPDPITVPYLSPLVLRKEVENVLESEGDSSLTRPDFVDQHPIIYWNLVWYFRRLDVPSNLIGLVLSAEITTKAAEIPKQWLSADSKHVCVKVLWDNINLHEEPGQPLYLMWNAHAQKSSLAHALITEEKLSSKRFMQSIVTSIQSNDLLTPMKYMLKEYHKHKATQGRHRSIYREILYLSLVSLGRDNIDHGRITAPYAFDREYKLAFSRLSEDLQAMTQEDDKPPSARTLWCRRIFSSLYL, encoded by the exons atggaggaGAGAAACCAGCGCGTGGTGGAGTATTTCGTGGTCGCTGGTCTCACGGAGACGTCCAAGCCGCTAGAAGAAGAAATCGACAACTCCCACAGAACTATCGCCCCACAGGACCCGATCGTAGAACTCGCTGTGATCCACCGCGGGCAGGGGGAGGTTCCGCCGCAGGGGTTCACGTGTATAGAACACACGCCGTTTGGCTTTCCCGCGGACTTGAACCACGGAAGCCTGCGGACTTCACCCATACACCTGTGTTATAGAAGAGGACGTGATAAACCGCCGCTCACGGATATAGG AGTTCTATATGAAGGTAAAGAACGTGTGATGTCCGGTTGTGAGATCATACACAGCACGCCCTACGGACGTCCCGCCAATGTTAATAACAAGGCTCCCCTGGGGGGACACAGAACTTACATCACCACCAGGAGAGCCTCCGAAAATGCCGCCCACAATTCCTTAGCGGTCACGGACATCTGTGTAATACTCACCAACAAGGGCGAGACCCCGCCACATGCATTCTGTCAGATAGACAAGAACCTTAACAAGGGCATG GTTGGTTCTGATGTCTTTCTCTGTTACAAGAAGTCCATGGCCAAGATGAACTACATATCTTACAAAGCAG gtttgatagGAAGGTATCCTATGGAGGATTACGAGAGTTTCCCCCTACCGGAGCAAGTTCCCATCTTCTGCCTACCTATGGGTGCTACTATAGAGTGTTGGCCGAACGATGCCAAACACCCACTCCCTGTGTTCTCCACTTTCGTGCTTACCAATGTAGACGCAGATAAG GTTTATGGTGCTGCAGTGTCATTCTACGAGAGTTATCCCGCAGAGAAACTCACGGAGGAACAGCGCAAGAGGCTTAACTATCAGACCGAACTCGACAGGCAAACCAAGACCATCCACACCAACAAGTGCATCTCCCTGATGTCTCACTGGCCATTCTTCGACGCGTTTCGAAAGTTTCTGACCTACTTGTACAGGCTGTCGGTCTCGGGTCCGCACGCGGTGCCCCTGGAGAGACACATCTCGCACTTCATGCATGATGTTCCATTCCCGTCGCCCCAGCGGCCGAGAATACTCGTACAG ATGGGTGCTGTTGATTCCCTATTGCTGATGCAGCCTCACCATTCTCCCCTGCCCCTCAG TGGTGCCTCCCTGACTGCCCTGCTGACCAACCTGGGCCCAGACAACGCCATGAACCTGCTGTTGTTCGCCCTGTTGGAGAACAAGATCCTCCTGCACTCCCTAAGGCCTGCTGTACTCACCAGCGTGGCAGAGGCGCTACAACTG ATATTGTTCCCTCTCCACTGGCCATGTCCGTACATCCCCCTCTGTCCTCTGGACCTTGCTGATGTCATCAACGCTCCTGTGCCCTTCATAGTCG GTGTGGACTCTAGATACTTTGACTTGTACGAGCCCCCCCAGGATGTCATCTGTGTGGATCTGGACACAAACTCCATCAGACA ACCCCGCGATAATAAGCTCATTAACCACAAGATCCTTCCAAAG AAACCCGCAAAGCTGCTAAGAAACTCGCTAGTCCACTTGTGCAATCAGCTGATAGAAG TTGATATTTTCCCAAGTATTTACTTTGGTG TTCATCGTCAAACCACACCCGACGAAGTGGCCGTGGACTTGGCACCGTTGGACGATGGCCTgaaaaaacagaagaagaag CTGTCTATAGAGCTTGCCATCCAGGAGGCGTTTCTGAGGTTCATGGCGTGCTTGCTGAAAGGCTACAGACACTTTCTTCTTCCCATCACGGAGAAGCCAACGGAGAGAACAACAGACGCCAGCTCGCTGTTCGACCTGCAGG GTTTCTTGAGAAGCCGCAACACCAACCAGAAGTTCTTCACCCAGATCATGAAGACGCAGATGTTCATCGGCTTCATCGAGGAGTGCTCCTTTGTGTCAGAGAAGGACACCAGTCTGGCCTTCTTCGATGAGTGCATGGACAAGGTGGATCCAGAGAGGTCGGACAGGCCGGATGAACAGCTGATTGACTTGGAGGAGTCTTTTAAGAG CGAGCACACCGTGTTCGTGACTCCCCCGGAGCCGAGGGACCTCCCCGATGGCAGGAAGTACAGCTACACGGTGTTCCCCGACCTGGACCACAGCCTGTTCCTCCGTCCCCCCCACCTTGCTAACCAGTTCAAACAGGTCAGCACGGCCAAGCCCAGCAGTCCCATGGCTGTCACCAGACGCACCAAGGCAGAGCTCAGGCATTCACAGAAG GTTGCAAAGAAGAACTCGGGATCTCCAATGTTGTGGGCAAA ACTGCTACTGAGCCATTGTTTCAGCCTGTGGTTCATCTGTCTGCCGGCCTACGTGAAGGCTTCTCACTCCAAGGCGCGCGCCCTGCGCACTGCCTACGACATGCTCGTCAAGATGCAGCATGCCTGCAGGAGGGACCATTTGGATGAG GTGTGCTACCGTGTTGTGATGCAGCTGTGCGGACAATACAGCCAGCCTGTCCTCGCTGTCAAGGTGCTGATGGAAATGAAGCGTAACGGCATCACCCCCAACGCCATCACCTATGGACACTACAACAAG GCTATTCTGGAGAGCCGATGGCCCACCGGTAACAGAGACGGTTTCCTACTCTGGACCAAGCTGCGCAACGCCATCCTGGCCATCGCGCAGTTCCGCCGGGGGATCAAGCGGACCGTGCTGCAGACGTCGGACAGCAGTGACGCGGACGCGGTTAGCAGAACCAGCGTGGAGAGCTTCCCCGACGGGACGGCCGCCCATACAGGTGCTGAGTTTGTCAACGATGTGGTCAAGTTGGACACGCATGATAGAATAAGCATGG GCGGCCAATCAGATCAAGGCTACAGCTCCATGACGAAGGACGAGGTGCGGCGGGGAGACAGCAGCGTGACGTCTCCCCTGACGGACCAGGACCTGAACTCCACCACCAGCAGCCAGTCCAGCGACCTCAACGCTCCGCAAGACAAGAGCAGGGGGAAGCTGGACAACAGTTCAg AAAATGAGGACGAAGACGATACAAACGGTGTGGATTCAGACGCCACGGTCCAGGAGCAGCCGAAGTTCGAGCCGGTGGACTACGACGGGCCCGAACCATTCCGTCCACGCGTCAGCAGTATCGTCCGTAACTCTGGCAGTATGAGCAGTATAAGTACTCTGAGGGGAAGCACAA GGAAGGATATTGAAGGCCACGGAAGGCCAAAAGCGAAAGTGAAACGCTTGATATCTCTGCCCGATGGCGTTGTTCCTATCG GTAGCGCAGCAGGACTTCTCATTACCAGTCAGACCTCCGTGGAGGAGCCCGTGTTCCATGAACGCTCATACAGCCTCTCCGCGGCCATCAGACCGGCGCGGTCACCCAGGAAGAGACACAAGAGCGCGGGCGACCCCTCCAAGATGAAACGTGCGGGCGGAGGCAGCGGCGGAAGCGGCAGTGGCGTAGAACGTCCGCGGTACCCGAGTGGCGACAGCAACGTCACCCTCACGGAGGTGTTGTCCCGCCAGGGCAGCCACGACAGCGAGATGGACGGGGAACTGAAGATTGACCTGTTCAAAGGCGACGCCAAGCTGCTATCTGGGCTGAGTCGAGACGACAGCCAGGGTCGGCAGAGAATGAAAGGTGCTGGGCGCCCAGCCAGCGTGGGCTGGTTCTCAGACGGGAGCCGCTCACGGTCCAGTAGCGACGCCTCCGTCATGAAACACAGGAAGGCCGCAGGGGCGGCTACGAGGTTGAAAAGAAGCTCCGGCGACAGTGCGATGTCGAGGAAACAGTCCgaggaggaggaaaagaagaagaaagaactggaggaaaagaagaagaaagaactgGTCAGGAAAGACTCATGGGAGAACCAGTGGGACCCGTTCCTGAATGAAGACCTAGATAAGGAAGAAACTGATGAAACAAAAGACGACGCAAAAGACGACGACTCTGAAGCCAAGTGCAATAGCATCGGAAGGCCTAGGATAAGACGGCCCAGCCTCACCgaggcatccttccatccattACTGCCATTGGACGATGACATGGACTCCAAACAGGAGAAAATAACAAAGTCAGTGCCAAGCGAACCAAGAGGTAAGACTGATAGGTCTCTGAGTCTGGCCCTAGAGTCGGACATGCCGAAGTTATTTCAGAACTTTGACAGCACGGGCACTTCCCCCACTTCCGCTAACACTAGTCCTCCTCGAGAAGTTCCCCGACACTTCCACAAGTCTCCCAGCTGTCACGCGAAGCTCGGCTCAGCCGGCAGTCCGCCGTTGGCTGTCCCGTTGTCGGAGAGCCCAGATGAATCAGGACTAGTCGTAGCGGTGGCCGCCTCCCTCCCCTCGAGAACGACTTCTCACAATAGACAGGGTTCGGGCACGAGTTTCAGCTTCCTGAAGTCTGCCGCTGCCAGCATGTTCAGTAGCGGTCGAGGCACCTCTCCGACTTCTTCCCCCCGCATGCCTCGCTCCATGAGCGAAGCGACTGGTATGAAGGACCGTGCCTCCCCCGCCCTCACGCCGGTCCACAGCCGCCAGGGGTCGGGCTCCAGTTCCAAACTGGACGTGTTCAAAGCCGCAGCCAGCGCGGTGGCCAGTAAACTGATGGGCAGCTCGCTGACCACAAGGTCGGACAACATGCTGAGGGCCCCTGAGCTGGACAACCTGGTGACCTTCGACGGGGACGACTCGGAAGGGGAGAGAACTCCGAAGAGGAGCTCCAGGAACCTGGACTACCTGAGCAGGAGTGAGACACACCTGGTGGGGACACCTCCGGATATGATGTCAG GGAGCCTCCCCATGCCAGGTATGCTGAACAGAAGGGACTCTCTGGACAGCCACGGGTCCTCCCGCTACGCCAGCACCCAGAGCATCTTCCACAACTACGCCATGGAGGTGCGCATGAGCAGCTGTATGAGGTGCTACAGCTGTAACACCCTGCTGTACGACGAGGAGATCATGGCCGGCTGGACAGCTGATGACTCCAACCTCAACACAGA GTGCCAGCATTGCAAGTCTCTCCTGGTGCCCTTCCTCAACGTCGTGGTGACAGACTTGAGAGGAGGAAGTCGGCAGTTCCTAACCCCCAGCCAATCAATAGAGAGCTTCCACAGCATCCAATCCGCTCCTCCGGTCCATCCCATGGCGACGTTGAGCCAGACCAGCCTGACCCGGACGGGGTCTGACCTGAGTGCAGACAGCCTGGTgcaggtgggggagggggaggtggaTGGAACAGCCATGAGCCACAGCTACAGCCCTGCCAG GCCTCACATCAGACTGAAGCACTCCTTGTCGGTGGAACATCCTCACACCAACTCTGCGCCCCAACCCATCCACATCCCCGTGGACCGACGGCGCTGCACCAGCGAGTGTGTTCCCGCGCGTAGAGAGTCGCTTGGCTCGTCCCTGAAGACCGGTCCGCTCCTGAGCGTCGAGGAGGAGCAAGACAAGAGTCTTCCTTCAAGCTTCAAGGACCAACAG GAACACAAGGACAGTACCGCACAGGAAAGCAAGCCAGACGCTTCACAG CATGCGAAGCTGGTGGTAAGGGGAGGTGTCGCCGCCAACCCGCGGGTTGCCGAGATTCGTAAGGAGTGCCTGGGCGCCTTCATGTACCGTCCGCAACCCCTCCTTCCCGAGGCCGTGAGCTACCTGGGTATGACCGCCGGCGGGGACGCGGACTCTGAAGCCAAGGCAAAGCCGATATGGTTGGGAAGGACTAAGATCGCACCACTGGAGCACAAACTCAACAGACCCAAGTCAAAAAGCGTCGAAGCCCTGCTTGACGACTGTTCTCCAAAGACTACCATCGCGAGGAGCGCGAGTCTAGAAGGGATAAGGACTGCTGTGGAGAATTCTGACAATGGCGGAGAGACTACAGAGCTGAGCAGTCGCCTATGTCGTAGCGTCGGGAGCGGGCTTGACGAGACGGGTTCCGAGTCgccgtcgtcgtcgtcatctgCGCCGCAACGTGTCGTCACCGGTCTGGACGAGACGACAGGACAGGTGGACAGCATGGACACG GAGTTCCTGGCCGTTGCGGCGCAGCGTCCGCAGCCCGACCCCATCACGGTGCCGTACCTGAGCCCGCTGGTGCTGCGGAAGGAGGTGGAGAACGTGCTGGAGAGCGAGGGCGACAGCTCGCTGACCCGGCCCGACTTCGTGGACCAGCACCCCATCATCTACTGGAACCTGGTGTGGTACTTCCGCCGGCTGGACGTGCCCAGTAACCTGATAGGACTGGTGCTGTCTGCAGAGATCACCACCAAGGCTGCAGAG ATCCCCAAGCAGTGGCTGTCAGCAGACAGTAAACACGTGTGTGTGAAGGTTCTCTGGGACAACATCAACCTGCATGAGGAGCCGGGACAGCCTCTGTACCTCATGTGGAACGCACACG CTCAAAAGTCATCCTTGGCACACGCCCTCATCACAGAAGAGAAGCTGTCGTCGAAACG GTTCATGCAGTCGATTGTGACGAGTATCCAGAGTAACGACCTGCTGACCCCCATGAAGTACATGCTAAAGGAGTACCACAAACACAAGGCTACACAGGGGAGACACAG GAGTATCTACAGAGAGATACTTTATCTGTCCTTAGTTTCTCTGGGAAGGGACAACATTGACCATG GTAGGATCACAGCACCAT ACGCTTTTGACCGTGAGTACAAGCTAGCGTTCAGTCGGCTGTCGGAGGACCTACAGGCCATGACCCAAGAGGACGACAAACCGCCCAGCGCTCGGACTCTGTGGTGTCGGCGCATCTTCAGTTCTCTCTACCTGTAG